GTCCCGCCGAGGGTATAGGCGGGTCTCACGACAACAGGGTAGCCGAGTCTGTCGGCGATCTCCAGCGCCTCCTCGACCGAGTAGGCGAGGGCGCTCTCCGGCATCGGGATGCCGAGTTTCGCCATGGTCTTCTTGAACTCGCTCCTGTCCTCCCCTCTCTCGATCGCGTCGGCCTGTACGCCAATGATCTGCACGCCGTATTTTTTAAGGATACCTTTTCTTGAAAGATCGGCGGCTAAGTTGAGGCCCGTCTGTCCTCCGAGGTTCGGGAGCAGTCCCTGCGGTCTCTCTTTTGCGATGATCTTCTCGAGGATGTCCACGGTAAGCGGCTCGATGTACGTAACGTCTGCCATACCGGGGTCAGTCATGATCGTTGCCGGATTGGAATTGACAAGAACGATTGAGTAGCCTGCGGCCCTCAGGGCTTTGCATGCCTGTGTGCCCGAGTAGTCAAATTCGCAGGCCTGGCCTATAATGATCGGCCCGGAGCCGATAATAAGGACCTTATTGATCCCTTCGATCTTTTTAAACATGTCCCCACACCTTCCAAAAAGATTTGCATAGGCATCCTATCAAAATGAGATGCCGGGGTCAAGTGCTTTATGAGCGGTCGGCGATCAGCAGCCAGCCATCAGCGATCAGCCGACAGTATGTCTTATAAGCATAGCCAAGGTCAACAAAAGCTATCCTATACCAAGAAAATAACGATGCATTATATATGCATTGTTTATAATGCAATTAGTTCTTGACTAATGATAATGCATCATATATAATACATATATGCTCTTCACCATAGGTAAAGAGATCCGGAAAGCCCGGAAAGCCCGCCGACTCTCCCAGGCAAAGCTGGCTAAGGCCCTCGGCATGAGCCGTACCACCATAGGACAGATCGAGAACGGCACCGTCCAGGATATTGGAACGAGGAAGCTTATCAGGGTTCTTGAATTCCTGGGGTTGGAATTGCGCGTCCGGCCGTCAGGCGTTTTTCCGACACTGGAAGAGCTTCGTGAAGGGGAGGGCGGCTAATGGCCAGTATCCCTTCGCTTGCCGTATGGGCCGGCGGCAAAAGGTCGGGCCTTCTCGCGAGGGAATCGCGAAAGGAATACGTGTTCACCTATACACCTGAAGCGGGCAGCACAGCCCAGGTATCCCTGACCATGCCCGTCCGTCTGGCGAGCTGGCTAAGTAGAGACCTACACCCTGTATTCCAGATGAACCTTCCCGAAGGTGCGCTCCTCGATGTGATCCGTCGGGCCATCGCCAAGGTGGTGGGAGAGGATGACCTCTCCGTGCTACGGGTGACAGGGGGCAACCAGGTGGGGAGAAACCGGTTTGCGCTCCCCGATGATGCGTCGCCGGGGATTGCCGAAACACCGGAATCCTTGGATGAATTGCTCACCTATCCGGACGCGAGGGAGCTTTTCCATGAACTCGTTGCGAAATACGCTTTGCGGTCGGGAATATCGGGGGTCCAGCCAAAGGTCCTCCTCGAGGCGTCGGAAAGGGGATCGTTAGCCTCGTCAGGGTACATCGTCAAGTCCTGGGGGTCCGATTACCCATGCCTGGCTGCCAACGAGTACTTCTGTATGACGGCGGTGAAACGTGCGGGGCTGCCGACCCCGGAGTATTTCCTCTCGGACAACGGAGGCCTCTTCATCATGCGGCGGTTCGACGTCACCACAAAGGGCGTTCCGATCGGTTTTGAAGACATGTGCAGCCTGCAGGCGTACGGTACGTCACAGAAGTATTCCGGGAGCTATGAAAGGGTGGCGAAGAGCATTGGCGATTATATCTCCGGCGACCGTCTGATGGCGGCGAGAGAACAATTTTTTGCCACTCTGGTCCTGTCGGTCATGCTTCGAAACGGTGACGCCCATCTGAAGAATTTCGGCGTGCTCTATGCCGTTCCCAGAAGCGCCGTCGAACTTGCCCCCGTCTATGACGTGGTAACAACAACGGTTTACGTCAGCAAGGACGTGCCCGCCCTGACCCTGGCAGGCACGAAGAAGTGGTGGCCCCGGAAGGCACTGGAGCGTTTCGCCGTCTCGCACCTCTTTCTGCCCGTAAGGAAGGTGTCGAGCATATTCAGCGGTGCCGCTGAAGCGGTGACGGCGACGAGAGAAACGATCCCAGCCTACATATCGGAACACCCGGATTTTCGTGAGATCGGCGAGCGAATGATGGCGCAATGGGAAGAAG
The genomic region above belongs to Syntrophorhabdaceae bacterium and contains:
- a CDS encoding helix-turn-helix transcriptional regulator; the encoded protein is MLFTIGKEIRKARKARRLSQAKLAKALGMSRTTIGQIENGTVQDIGTRKLIRVLEFLGLELRVRPSGVFPTLEELREGEGG
- a CDS encoding type II toxin-antitoxin system HipA family toxin, whose translation is MASIPSLAVWAGGKRSGLLARESRKEYVFTYTPEAGSTAQVSLTMPVRLASWLSRDLHPVFQMNLPEGALLDVIRRAIAKVVGEDDLSVLRVTGGNQVGRNRFALPDDASPGIAETPESLDELLTYPDARELFHELVAKYALRSGISGVQPKVLLEASERGSLASSGYIVKSWGSDYPCLAANEYFCMTAVKRAGLPTPEYFLSDNGGLFIMRRFDVTTKGVPIGFEDMCSLQAYGTSQKYSGSYERVAKSIGDYISGDRLMAAREQFFATLVLSVMLRNGDAHLKNFGVLYAVPRSAVELAPVYDVVTTTVYVSKDVPALTLAGTKKWWPRKALERFAVSHLFLPVRKVSSIFSGAAEAVTATRETIPAYISEHPDFREIGERMMAQWEEGVRGLE